A single region of the Bacteroidales bacterium genome encodes:
- a CDS encoding aldo/keto reductase, with translation MQRIRIAPEGPEFSRISLGWMRLQEWHLNTAGLTRMIRKSIDLGLTTFDHADIYGSYTCEEVFGHALSETPSMRHEIEIVTKCGIKLISKNRPENTIHAYDTSKQYILWSAENSLKKLQTDYLDVLLVHRPDPLMDADEVAEAFYKLKEAGKVRHFGVSNFTTSQFDLLQSRLDFPLVTNQLEISVLHLNALFDGALDQCQQKRISPMAWSPIGGGRLFSGNSEKEMHVRNELQRIGEELGGAAPDQVALAWLLKHPSKIVPVLGTGNMKRIKAAKESIDLKLSTDQWFGILAASTGQEVP, from the coding sequence ATGCAACGAATAAGAATAGCACCGGAAGGTCCGGAATTTTCGCGTATTTCACTTGGATGGATGCGTTTACAAGAATGGCATTTGAATACTGCCGGTTTAACTCGCATGATCAGGAAATCCATCGATCTGGGTTTAACTACATTCGATCATGCCGACATCTATGGCAGCTATACGTGCGAGGAAGTTTTCGGGCACGCCTTGTCCGAAACCCCCTCAATGCGACATGAGATTGAGATTGTAACGAAGTGCGGAATAAAGCTGATCAGCAAAAACCGCCCTGAAAATACCATTCATGCTTACGATACGTCAAAACAATACATCCTCTGGTCGGCTGAGAATTCGCTAAAAAAACTGCAGACTGATTACCTGGATGTTTTGCTCGTTCATCGCCCAGATCCGCTGATGGATGCTGATGAGGTTGCCGAAGCTTTTTACAAACTGAAAGAAGCAGGAAAAGTTCGCCATTTCGGGGTTTCCAATTTTACAACATCTCAGTTTGATTTGCTCCAATCACGCCTCGATTTTCCTTTGGTGACGAACCAGTTGGAGATTTCAGTTTTGCACCTGAATGCACTATTTGATGGCGCCCTTGATCAGTGCCAGCAAAAGCGGATCAGCCCGATGGCCTGGTCTCCAATTGGCGGGGGCAGGCTATTTTCAGGAAATTCAGAAAAGGAAATGCATGTCCGGAATGAGCTCCAAAGGATCGGGGAGGAGTTAGGCGGAGCAGCACCCGACCAGGTGGCTTTGGCCTGGCTGTTAAAACATCCCTCGAAAATTGTTCCGGTGCTTGGAACCGGAAATATGAAAAGAATCAAAGCAGCCAAAGAATCAATTGATCTTAAACTGTCAACCGACCAATGGTTCGGGATACTCGCAGCCTCAACCGGTCAAGAGGTGCCGTAA